In Cumulibacter soli, the genomic window CGCCTTCGGACAGCAGCAGGTCGCGGATCTCGCCGTGCGTTTCCGACTCGGCGACCCAGTCGGGCACCAGTCCAACCGACTGAGCGGCCCCGTGCGCTTTCGGACCGCGCACGATCAACCGGACCTCGCGCAGCGTGTCCAACAGTTGGTCGGCGACTCCCGCGCCGTCCGCCGCTTCGATCCAGCCGCGCAGCCCGATTCCGGTCGTGATCACCACGACGTCCGGCCGCTCCTCAATCAAGTCCAGCGTGGCAGTCAGCAGTGCGTGATCGTTCGCGTGCTGTACCACTGACAGCATCGGCGCGTGATCGACGCTGGCGCCGCGTCGCTGTAGGGCGGCAGCAAGTTCGGCGGCGCGCCGTTGCGCGGTCACCAGTACCCGCCTGCCGACGAGACGCCGAGGTGAGGTCATCGTGCTCACGCCGACACCGCCATCTGCGCGGTCACCTGAGCGAGGGCGTCGTCCGCCACGGCGTTGACGACGTCCCCGATCACGATGGTCGCCGGATTCTCCAGGCCAATCCGGGCGACGTCGTCGGCGATTGTGGACAGCTTCGAGCGGATTGATCGCTGCCGAGAGGTCCACGCGCGCTCCACAACCGCCGTTGGCCGATCTGGCGACATGCCGGCGCGCACCAGCGCCGCGGACAGTTCGCGCAGCCGCGCAACGCCCATCAGCACCACGATCGTGTGTGGCCAGCGGACTAGTAGGTCGACCTCGAGCTCATCGTGGCCGGAGATGACCAGGACGCCGGCCGCCACACCACGGTGAGTCACCGGTACTGCGGCCGCGGCCGGTGCGGCGATGGCGTTCGAGACCCCTGGGATGACCTCTACCTGTACGCCGGCCGCCACGCAAGCGGCGTACTCCTCACCGCCGCGACCCAGCACAAACGGATCCCCGCCCTTCAGCCGGGCGACCCGCTGCCCTGTGAGGGCACGCTCGACGAGGATCCGATTTATCTCCTCCTGCGGCACCGGGTGGTGGTACGGGCGCTTCCCGACGGGGACGATCTGCGCGCGTACGCCGATCTCGTGCAGGAAATCGGTCGGCCCGAGCCTGTCGGCGACG contains:
- the cobA gene encoding uroporphyrinogen-III C-methyltransferase, with protein sequence MSERGRVVLIGGGPGDPGLLTVRGRDELLAADVVVADRLGPTDFLHEIGVRAQIVPVGKRPYHHPVPQEEINRILVERALTGQRVARLKGGDPFVLGRGGEEYAACVAAGVQVEVIPGVSNAIAAPAAAAVPVTHRGVAAGVLVISGHDELEVDLLVRWPHTIVVLMGVARLRELSAALVRAGMSPDRPTAVVERAWTSRQRSIRSKLSTIADDVARIGLENPATIVIGDVVNAVADDALAQVTAQMAVSA